One segment of Panicum virgatum strain AP13 chromosome 3K, P.virgatum_v5, whole genome shotgun sequence DNA contains the following:
- the LOC120697227 gene encoding cysteine-rich repeat secretory protein 55-like, whose amino-acid sequence MASSPLQLLLLLVAAAAVAPRLSSAVDPVGTYCAKNFTGAQTQASIGQVLASLVPRASAAYYATATAGSGASAVWGLAQCRGDIPAPDCARCVAAAARQAASACRGQADARVWYDYCFLRYGDADFLGLPDTGYALILINTMNASGDPDAFDRAERKLMARVAAEAGDPASGGLARETARFGSATTIYGLGWCTRDITAADCGLCVAQAVAELPNYCRFRRGCRVLYSSCMARYETYPFFFPVSGAAAAASHDGEYQKVVLNHT is encoded by the coding sequence ATGGCGTCCTCGCCGCTGCAGCTTCTGctgctcctcgtcgccgccgccgccgtggctccGCGGCTGAGCTCGGCCGTGGACCCAGTGGGCACGTACTGCGCCAAGAACTTCACGGGCGCGCAGACGCAGGCGAGCATCGGCCAGGTGCTCGCCTCACTCGTCCCGCGCGCCTCGGCCGCCTACTACGCCACGGCCaccgccggcagcggcgcctccgccgtctGGGGCCTGGCGCAGTGCCGCGGCGACATCCCGGCCCCCGACTGCGCGCGCtgcgtcgccgcggcggcgaggcaggcggCGTCGGCGTGCCGGGGCCAGGCGGACGCGCGGGTCTGGTACGACTACTGCTTCCTGCGCTACGGCGACGCCGACTTCCTGGGCCTGCCGGACACCGGGTACGCGCTCATCCTCATCAACACCATGAACGCCAGCGGCGACCCCGACGCGTTCGACCGCGCCGAGCGGAAGCTCAtggcgcgggtggcggcggaggccggcgacccCGCGAGCGGCGGGCTGGCGAGGGAGACGGCGAGGTTTGGCTCGGCGACGACCATCTACGGGCTCGGGTGGTGCACCAGGGACATCACCGCCGCCGACTGCGGGCTGTGCGTGGCGCAGGCCGTGGCGGAGCTGCCCAACTACTGCCGCTTCCGGCGCGGGTGCCGCGTGCTCTACAGCAGCTGCATGGCGCGCTACGAGACCTACCCCTTCTTTTTCCCCGtcagcggcgccgcggccgccgcctcccacgaCGGCGAGTACCAGAAAGTCGTCTTGAACCACACCTAG